One window from the genome of Mucilaginibacter ginsenosidivorans encodes:
- the mnmH gene encoding tRNA 2-selenouridine(34) synthase MnmH — translation MIKNLRIEDFIDLNIPVADVRTPAEFAQGHIPGAHNLPLFTNEERVQVGTTYKQQGREEAILLGFDLTGAKWSGFIKQALEIAPEKKIGVHCWRGGMRSGAMAWALNLYGFDVYLLEGGYKKYRRWALDKFGEKYDLLILGGMTGSGKTHILRELKKAGEQVIDLEDLAQHQGSSYGTMNKLVQPTQEQFENELAWQLNGIDKTKSVWLEDESITIGKRFIPNGLWHQMRVAQMVDIKVPMQNRVGFLVDEYGSLDKGFLIECTQRIWKRLGPEQTKNAILAINEGRMADFIKIVLVYYDKTYRAGLNKRAGESIFTLDCKDNDARQNARDILANIHKLKPLAQ, via the coding sequence ATGATCAAAAACCTTCGGATAGAAGATTTTATTGACCTTAATATACCCGTGGCCGATGTGCGCACACCGGCTGAATTTGCACAGGGGCATATACCCGGCGCTCACAACCTTCCCCTTTTTACCAACGAAGAGCGGGTACAGGTTGGCACTACCTATAAGCAACAGGGGCGGGAGGAGGCAATTTTGCTGGGTTTTGACCTGACGGGGGCTAAGTGGTCGGGGTTTATAAAGCAGGCGCTGGAAATAGCGCCCGAAAAAAAGATAGGCGTACATTGCTGGCGCGGCGGTATGCGGAGCGGCGCGATGGCCTGGGCGCTAAATTTATATGGTTTTGATGTTTATTTGCTCGAAGGCGGGTACAAAAAATACCGGCGCTGGGCGCTGGACAAGTTTGGCGAAAAATACGATCTCCTGATCTTAGGAGGTATGACAGGCTCGGGGAAAACCCATATCCTGCGGGAGCTAAAAAAAGCAGGCGAGCAGGTAATAGACCTGGAAGACCTGGCGCAGCACCAGGGCTCGTCCTATGGTACCATGAACAAATTGGTGCAACCGACGCAGGAACAGTTCGAAAATGAACTGGCGTGGCAGCTTAACGGCATTGATAAGACGAAGTCTGTATGGCTCGAAGATGAAAGCATCACGATAGGCAAAAGATTTATCCCCAACGGCCTGTGGCACCAGATGAGGGTAGCGCAAATGGTTGATATAAAAGTGCCCATGCAAAATCGTGTGGGGTTCCTGGTTGACGAATATGGCAGTCTGGACAAGGGCTTTTTAATAGAATGTACCCAGCGTATATGGAAACGCCTCGGGCCCGAACAAACCAAAAACGCCATACTGGCCATCAATGAAGGCCGCATGGCCGACTTTATAAAGATAGTTTTGGTTTATTATGATAAAACATATCGTGCAGGGCTCAATAAACGTGCAGGTGAAAGCATTTTCACCCTGGATTGCAAGGATAATGATGCCCGGCAGAATGCCCGTGATATCCTGGCCAACATCCATAAACTAAAGCCCCTCGCTCAGTAA
- a CDS encoding FABP family protein yields the protein MTEEFQILRNLLRGKWEGEGFAQYPTIDNTKYAEKLVFRPDEFKDAIYFDQKTFYKNDTEKNGQTVFWDTGFIVLKEGRVLLVSSQISGRQETYELVRNQPGTFIFESLHIENDTKQTLRSQRVFTITDSTLSYELNMAACGCNFQNHLSANLKRIA from the coding sequence ATGACTGAAGAATTTCAAATCCTACGGAATTTATTAAGAGGCAAATGGGAAGGTGAAGGGTTTGCGCAATATCCTACCATCGACAATACAAAGTACGCTGAGAAGCTTGTTTTTAGGCCGGATGAATTTAAAGACGCCATCTATTTTGATCAGAAGACGTTTTATAAAAATGATACCGAAAAAAACGGCCAAACTGTGTTTTGGGATACCGGGTTTATCGTACTAAAAGAAGGCCGGGTTCTCCTGGTCAGTTCACAAATTAGCGGCCGGCAGGAAACCTATGAGTTAGTCCGAAATCAACCCGGAACCTTCATATTCGAGAGTCTGCACATCGAGAACGACACGAAACAAACGCTGAGATCTCAACGGGTTTTTACCATAACCGACTCTACCTTAAGCTATGAATTGAACATGGCGGCGTGTGGCTGTAACTTTCAAAACCACCTGTCGGCGAACTTAAAACGAATCGCTTGA
- the selD gene encoding selenide, water dikinase SelD — translation MAEEIKLTQYSHGAGCGCKISPAVLDKMLHSPVQYAPDARLLVGNDKRDDAAVYDLGNGTALISTTDFFMPIVDDAFGFGRVAAANAISDVYAMGGKPVLAIAILGWPVDKLPPETAQKVLEGARAVCAEAGIALAGGHSIDCPEPVFGLAVNGIVDIKNLKQNSTATAGCSLYLTKALGVGILTTAQKKGILKPEHASVAFESMVQLNKIGEKIGQLDYVKAMTDVTGFGLLGHLAEMCEGSGLQATINFDKVPKIDGISEYLEQGSIPGGTNRNWASYGNKIGEITDRQKHILADPQTSGGLLVAVEPGHEIEFEALLRENNIPEKNIANFGRLELPGGKVLISIIGT, via the coding sequence ATCGCTGAAGAAATAAAACTGACACAATATTCGCATGGCGCAGGCTGCGGCTGTAAGATAAGTCCGGCAGTGCTTGATAAAATGTTGCACAGTCCGGTTCAATATGCACCCGACGCCCGTTTACTGGTTGGCAACGATAAACGCGACGATGCTGCCGTGTACGACCTGGGCAATGGTACGGCCCTGATATCTACCACCGACTTTTTTATGCCGATAGTTGACGATGCGTTCGGCTTTGGCAGGGTTGCCGCGGCCAATGCCATAAGCGATGTTTACGCAATGGGTGGCAAGCCCGTGCTGGCTATCGCGATATTGGGCTGGCCGGTTGATAAACTGCCCCCCGAAACCGCGCAAAAGGTATTGGAGGGTGCACGCGCGGTGTGCGCCGAAGCAGGCATCGCATTGGCTGGCGGACATAGTATCGATTGCCCCGAACCTGTATTTGGATTAGCTGTAAATGGTATTGTCGATATAAAAAACCTGAAGCAGAATTCTACTGCAACAGCCGGTTGCAGCTTGTATCTTACCAAAGCGCTTGGCGTTGGTATACTAACCACCGCTCAAAAGAAAGGAATATTAAAGCCGGAACATGCTTCGGTAGCCTTTGAAAGTATGGTGCAATTGAATAAGATCGGTGAGAAAATAGGGCAGTTGGACTATGTAAAAGCTATGACCGATGTTACTGGTTTTGGATTGTTGGGACACCTTGCTGAAATGTGCGAAGGCAGTGGTTTGCAGGCTACGATCAATTTTGACAAAGTGCCGAAGATCGATGGTATTAGTGAATACCTGGAGCAGGGTAGCATTCCCGGCGGTACCAATCGTAACTGGGCAAGCTATGGAAATAAGATAGGCGAAATAACAGACAGGCAAAAGCACATACTTGCCGATCCCCAAACCAGCGGTGGGTTGCTGGTGGCCGTCGAACCAGGGCACGAAATCGAATTTGAAGCGTTGCTGCGCGAAAATAATATCCCTGAAAAAAATATAGCAAATTTTGGACGACTGGAGCTGCCCGGCGGTAAGGTTTTGATTAGTATTATCGGAACATAA
- a CDS encoding Lrp/AsnC family transcriptional regulator: MNKNLNYKPLDDLSAHILEELQLDARLPVTEIGRRVGLSAPAVAERIKRMEDEGIITGYRAMIDHDKVGLTVNAIITLKANMTHAAAAKRISEIPEIIECYNITGYNCVIMKVATPTTKRLEAIIGQLQLVGETNTSIILSPTFEPKIIRRS, encoded by the coding sequence ATGAATAAAAATTTGAATTACAAACCTTTGGACGATCTGAGCGCTCACATACTGGAAGAGCTGCAGTTAGACGCGCGCTTACCGGTGACCGAGATAGGCCGGCGGGTTGGTTTAAGCGCGCCGGCTGTTGCCGAACGCATTAAACGCATGGAAGATGAGGGTATCATCACCGGCTACCGGGCCATGATCGATCATGATAAGGTTGGGCTAACCGTTAACGCTATCATTACTTTAAAAGCCAATATGACGCACGCGGCGGCGGCCAAAAGGATAAGCGAAATACCAGAAATAATTGAATGTTATAATATTACCGGTTATAATTGTGTTATTATGAAAGTAGCCACGCCGACGACGAAACGGCTCGAGGCTATTATCGGCCAGTTACAACTGGTAGGCGAAACCAATACATCCATTATACTTTCGCCAACATTTGAGCCGAAAATTATCCGTCGCAGTTAA
- a CDS encoding DUF3347 domain-containing protein produces MKATKFLAVLLLLVAVTHVQVKAADLNSSINAAVKSYLDIKNALATDNSKAANDAAKKFTEDIKNINAGQMDAKQKSVWQKYAEKLRFDGQHIGESTDIKHQREHFGSLSANMFTVLKALKGNEMALYEQYCPMAKKTWLNETATIRNPYLGKEMPTCGVVKETLKASK; encoded by the coding sequence ATGAAAGCCACAAAATTCCTCGCAGTTCTTTTATTACTTGTCGCGGTAACGCATGTACAGGTAAAAGCAGCTGATCTAAATTCATCTATCAATGCCGCTGTAAAAAGCTACCTGGACATCAAAAACGCACTCGCAACCGACAATAGCAAAGCGGCGAATGACGCCGCTAAGAAATTCACCGAAGACATTAAAAATATAAACGCAGGTCAAATGGACGCCAAACAAAAATCGGTGTGGCAAAAATATGCCGAGAAGCTCCGTTTCGACGGGCAGCATATCGGCGAAAGTACCGATATCAAGCACCAGCGCGAACATTTTGGCAGCCTGTCGGCTAATATGTTTACCGTGTTAAAAGCGCTTAAGGGTAATGAAATGGCGCTTTACGAGCAATATTGCCCAATGGCAAAAAAGACATGGCTAAACGAGACCGCCACCATTAGAAACCCATATTTAGGTAAAGAGATGCCGACCTGCGGCGTGGTTAAAGAAACGCTTAAAGCAAGCAAATAA
- a CDS encoding tetratricopeptide repeat protein, translated as MKLRSTILPLILLALLLFSAQPSGYHLEKQETISSQTYFKAYTVKAALCVPLIDSASDIPALTGWGNYKWKISNASDSAQFYFNQGINMYYGFHSIEAIASFTKATHLDPNCAMAWYGKALAEGPTINYPNGYRPPSDALEAAIKSKELSTNCTAVEKDLINAIQQRYSSDTTIAVIDLRKKYADAMQAVYEKHNTNADVITLYADALLLLHPWDLYAHDFTPKPWTPKIRTLLEHAIALSPKNPGANHYYIHTMEASATPQLALKSAHMLDTLMPGVSHVTHMPSHIYIRTGYYKQGIKNNDRAVAGYDNYLKQYAAVQNNAPLYALHNMHMGINCAQMAGNYKKAISGAIELQNAIPSDYLALKSADGNYIQYLYMQPILTNLRFGKWDNILKSQVADSLTYCGVLQHFAKGIAYSRKGDVASAQQELRLLEKQIQDKVLDSALDNFSPFREPATVAKLILEGVIAEEQKQYGLAINYLQQAVKAEDHIIYDEPRDWAIPARQYLANVLVKAGKYEEATAVLKHDLVINPKNGWSLTGLKAAYTRTGNVKALAGVNAQLKDAFSIKDTEISNVVF; from the coding sequence ATGAAATTACGCAGCACTATTTTACCTTTGATTTTATTGGCCTTATTGCTCTTTTCGGCACAGCCTTCGGGTTACCATCTGGAGAAACAAGAAACTATTTCTTCGCAAACCTATTTTAAGGCGTACACCGTTAAGGCCGCCCTCTGCGTCCCGCTTATCGATAGTGCTTCGGACATTCCGGCATTAACAGGGTGGGGAAACTATAAATGGAAAATATCCAACGCCAGCGACAGCGCCCAGTTTTACTTTAACCAGGGCATCAACATGTATTATGGGTTTCACTCTATTGAGGCCATTGCATCATTTACCAAGGCCACGCACCTCGACCCCAACTGCGCTATGGCCTGGTACGGAAAAGCGTTAGCAGAAGGGCCAACCATTAACTATCCCAACGGCTACCGGCCGCCGTCGGACGCTTTGGAAGCCGCTATAAAAAGCAAAGAGCTTTCAACAAATTGTACTGCCGTTGAAAAAGACCTTATCAACGCTATACAACAGCGTTACAGCTCGGATACCACAATTGCAGTGATAGACTTGAGAAAAAAATACGCCGATGCCATGCAGGCAGTTTACGAAAAACATAACACCAATGCCGATGTAATAACCTTGTATGCAGATGCCTTGCTGCTGCTGCATCCCTGGGACCTTTACGCACACGACTTTACGCCAAAACCATGGACGCCAAAGATACGGACGCTTCTTGAACATGCCATTGCCCTTTCACCCAAAAACCCTGGCGCCAATCACTACTATATCCATACCATGGAAGCATCGGCAACGCCTCAACTGGCACTTAAAAGTGCGCATATGCTTGATACACTTATGCCAGGTGTATCACACGTTACACACATGCCATCGCATATCTACATACGAACAGGTTATTATAAGCAAGGCATAAAGAACAACGACCGTGCCGTGGCGGGGTATGATAATTACCTTAAGCAGTATGCGGCAGTACAAAACAATGCGCCCCTGTACGCGCTTCATAATATGCACATGGGCATTAATTGCGCCCAGATGGCCGGTAATTATAAAAAGGCTATATCCGGTGCTATTGAGTTGCAAAATGCAATACCGTCTGACTACCTGGCTTTAAAAAGTGCCGATGGCAATTATATTCAATACCTCTATATGCAACCCATCCTGACAAATCTTCGTTTCGGAAAGTGGGATAATATCCTAAAGTCGCAAGTAGCCGACAGTCTAACTTACTGCGGTGTTTTACAGCATTTTGCCAAAGGGATCGCTTACAGCCGCAAAGGCGATGTTGCATCGGCGCAACAAGAGCTGCGACTTTTGGAAAAACAAATACAGGATAAAGTGCTGGATAGCGCTTTGGACAATTTCAGCCCGTTCAGGGAGCCTGCAACTGTCGCCAAACTTATACTTGAAGGCGTTATCGCAGAAGAACAGAAACAATATGGCTTGGCTATCAATTACCTGCAACAGGCCGTAAAGGCGGAAGATCATATCATTTACGACGAGCCGCGCGACTGGGCCATACCAGCCCGCCAATATTTAGCGAATGTATTGGTCAAAGCGGGAAAGTATGAAGAGGCAACAGCCGTTCTTAAACACGACCTTGTGATCAACCCGAAAAATGGGTGGTCGCTAACGGGGTTAAAAGCTGCTTATACCCGCACCGGCAACGTTAAGGCCCTGGCAGGGGTTAACGCTCAATTGAAAGACGCATTCAGTATAAAAGATACTGAAATAAGCAATGTGGTGTTTTAA
- a CDS encoding N-acetylmuramoyl-L-alanine amidase family protein gives MVQKNLTFIKILPLVILLSVLSNSQKVFAQQTKKKATHSKTTTKRITRRKTVAKKPSAPVFRFRTVIIDAGHGGKDPGAHGRYSKEKNVTLAIAKKLRTAITEQIPALNVVMTRTTDNFVELHRRDDIASENKGNLFISIHCNSNPEKATAENGVVLLVYGYHRKGEQMEAIRENASVFLEKDYQKKYKGYGPNSAVNAILLSAYQQKFRKQCIRFADLVNHEFKSVDGRHSHGVKEQGVLVLQQSAMPAVLVETGFINNSKDEAYLNSSEGQAEIVQSIIRAIKKYKKDIEQQKN, from the coding sequence ATGGTTCAAAAAAATCTCACTTTTATTAAAATACTGCCCCTCGTTATCCTGCTGTCGGTACTTTCAAATAGCCAAAAGGTATTCGCGCAGCAAACCAAAAAAAAAGCTACGCATTCAAAGACTACTACTAAAAGAATCACTCGCAGGAAGACGGTTGCAAAAAAACCTTCGGCGCCGGTTTTCAGGTTTAGGACGGTGATCATAGATGCGGGGCATGGTGGCAAGGATCCGGGGGCACATGGCAGGTATTCGAAGGAAAAGAATGTAACCCTTGCCATAGCAAAGAAACTTCGCACAGCCATAACCGAACAGATACCTGCGCTTAACGTGGTGATGACGCGTACTACGGATAATTTTGTAGAACTACACCGCCGTGATGATATTGCCAGCGAAAACAAAGGCAACCTGTTCATCTCTATACACTGCAATTCAAACCCAGAAAAGGCAACTGCCGAAAATGGAGTGGTATTGCTGGTTTACGGGTATCACCGCAAAGGCGAGCAAATGGAGGCCATACGCGAGAATGCTTCGGTATTCCTGGAAAAGGATTACCAAAAGAAATACAAGGGTTACGGCCCGAACAGCGCTGTAAATGCTATCTTGTTAAGCGCCTACCAGCAAAAATTCCGCAAGCAATGCATCCGTTTTGCCGACCTGGTAAACCATGAATTTAAAAGCGTCGACGGTCGCCACAGTCATGGTGTAAAGGAGCAGGGAGTACTTGTACTGCAGCAAAGCGCTATGCCGGCTGTGCTTGTCGAGACAGGGTTTATCAATAACAGCAAGGACGAAGCTTATCTCAATTCATCAGAAGGGCAGGCAGAGATCGTTCAATCTATTATACGTGCGATCAAAAAATACAAGAAGGATATCGAACAGCAAAAAAACTGA
- a CDS encoding glycoside hydrolase family 19 protein, with translation MQSTPQLFDAIRSILGPLSQPQVDTVNAILQSCENHNVTDHRQIAYIIATGIHECGLKPIPESLGSREGRRYNNPDPITGQTYYGRGIVQLTWKDNYQTFANLLHIDLVHNPDLALQIPTAAEIAVIGMKGGIFTGVGLSKYFNDTITDAINCRKVINRLDQASLIAGYYGKVFNATA, from the coding sequence ATGCAAAGCACCCCACAATTATTTGATGCTATCCGTTCTATTTTAGGTCCGTTGAGCCAGCCACAAGTTGATACTGTAAACGCCATTCTTCAATCGTGCGAAAATCATAACGTGACTGACCACCGGCAAATTGCCTATATTATTGCGACTGGTATACACGAATGTGGATTGAAACCCATACCCGAATCCCTGGGTTCGCGGGAAGGGAGAAGATACAACAATCCCGACCCCATTACCGGGCAAACGTATTACGGGCGCGGCATAGTGCAATTAACCTGGAAAGACAATTATCAAACCTTTGCCAATCTTTTACATATCGACCTGGTTCATAACCCAGACCTGGCGTTGCAAATTCCCACAGCAGCCGAAATAGCTGTTATCGGCATGAAGGGCGGGATATTTACCGGGGTTGGCTTGTCAAAGTATTTTAATGATACGATTACAGATGCTATAAATTGCCGCAAAGTGATAAACCGTTTGGACCAGGCCAGCCTGATAGCAGGATATTACGGGAAAGTTTTTAACGCAACTGCCTGA
- a CDS encoding Gfo/Idh/MocA family protein, with amino-acid sequence MNIHHPFSRRDFLRVSSLGVGALALSDTLMSFAPKDGKKLGIALVGLGYYSYGQLGPALLHTKNCYLSGIVTGHPAKAEAWKKQYNIPDKNIYNYETFDNIKDNPDIDIIYVVLPVSMHKEYTIRAAQAGKHVICEKPMALNAKECEEMIAACKKANRLLSIGYRLHFEPHNMEIMRLGQKQIYGKVTAIDTGNGFVYGGTDNSAWRLKKAMAGGGGLMDMGIYSIQGSRYTLGQEPVAVKARQEKTRPEFFNEVDETVYWELEFPGGFVATGKSSYNHNWGYLHVEAEKGKFGLEPAYGYGSVEGYTPAGPMHIPQVIHQAMQMDDFAECVRQNKQSRVPGEEGLKDMKVVDAIYRSLDSGKKEKIV; translated from the coding sequence ATGAATATACATCATCCATTTTCCCGCCGCGATTTCCTCCGTGTAAGCTCATTAGGCGTTGGCGCACTTGCATTGAGTGATACTTTAATGTCCTTTGCCCCGAAAGATGGCAAGAAACTGGGCATCGCCCTGGTTGGTTTGGGTTATTACAGTTACGGACAACTTGGTCCGGCGTTGCTTCATACCAAAAATTGTTACCTGTCGGGTATTGTTACGGGCCATCCGGCTAAAGCCGAGGCCTGGAAAAAGCAATACAACATCCCTGATAAGAACATTTACAACTACGAAACTTTTGATAATATTAAGGACAACCCCGATATCGATATCATTTATGTTGTGCTGCCGGTATCGATGCACAAGGAATATACTATACGTGCCGCACAGGCGGGCAAACACGTGATCTGCGAGAAGCCAATGGCGCTTAATGCGAAAGAATGTGAAGAGATGATAGCGGCCTGCAAAAAGGCGAATCGTTTATTATCTATCGGGTACCGGCTGCATTTCGAGCCGCACAATATGGAGATCATGCGGCTGGGGCAAAAACAAATTTATGGCAAGGTGACTGCAATAGATACGGGTAACGGCTTTGTATATGGTGGCACCGACAACAGCGCCTGGCGTTTAAAAAAAGCTATGGCCGGCGGCGGCGGACTTATGGATATGGGCATCTATTCCATACAGGGATCTCGGTACACGCTTGGGCAGGAGCCCGTGGCGGTAAAAGCGCGGCAAGAGAAAACGCGACCCGAATTTTTTAATGAAGTAGATGAAACTGTTTATTGGGAGCTGGAGTTCCCCGGCGGCTTTGTTGCCACTGGCAAATCAAGTTATAATCATAACTGGGGCTATTTGCACGTCGAGGCGGAAAAAGGTAAGTTCGGTTTAGAGCCAGCTTACGGCTATGGCAGCGTGGAAGGCTATACACCCGCCGGGCCCATGCATATTCCGCAGGTAATACACCAGGCTATGCAAATGGACGACTTTGCAGAATGCGTGCGTCAAAATAAGCAATCGCGCGTTCCGGGTGAAGAAGGGCTGAAGGACATGAAGGTGGTTGACGCTATTTACCGCAGCCTTGATTCGGGAAAAAAAGAAAAAATCGTGTAA